GCTTCCGACTGCGGGTAATGTGCTGGATTATCGGGCGTGGAATTACGTATAAACGAGTTATTGTAGAACTATACGCAAAGGGTTACAATCCGTTGGAAATAGCAAGAATGACCGATCACGAGCTGAAAAATGTGGAGACATACATAGAGGATATGGAACGAGTGAGGCTAGTGGCTTCTAAGGATAAGCAAACAATTTCCCGGCTCACGGGACTGAGTGTTTTCCTTGTGGAAGAGTATCTGGAGATCATTAGAACATACTACACTGACAGTATCTCCAAAAGCATATATTTATATCTCATGCCTAATAGCGCTGTTGCACAATAGTTTTGTCTCGTATAAATGAGGCATACTGAGGTCTTTTTACGTCCAAAATATAGGGCTTGGATAACTTCAGCTTCAGCTTCAGCTCCTTAAGCAGTACATATAGCCTGTTTTTCTTCTATTCAACTCCGAATTTCTCCTTTATAAGCTCATTTATCCCCTTTGCTGTCCAGTATTCTTTTCATCCACTAACTTTTCCAGCTTTTCTTTTAATCGTGCTTCTTCACAGAATAATAGCTCTTTCTCCACCGCTTGTTAATCCCCCAGCCTGTAAAAGCTCTAAACAGGTTTGGATTTTTGGATAACCAGGAATAAGACATTATTTTTCCCTCATAAAGAGTATATATGAGTTTGAACAATTGAGTAATAATGGACATCGGTATCAGTATTTATCTCGCTAAATCGGTGATTCTCATTACCTTCGGCGTGATATTTGCTAATATTGTGCTGGAGAGTAACCAGATGAAGCGCTTACTACCTCTGATTGAGCCCTTATGTCGCGCATCTAACCTGTCCAGAGAGAGTATACTTGCGCTCTTCACTTCGTTCTTCAACCCCACTGCCGGTAAATCCACGCTCGCTGGATTCTATCACGCAGGTAAAGTCAGTGATGACGAGGCGGTAGTCACAGTGGTGATGTCTACATTCCCAATAGTGGCAGGGGAATCACTGTTCAGGGTTCAGGCACCAATTGCATTTGTGCTCCTGGGTCCGTTCATCGGTGGCATTTATATCGCGCTCAATCTCCTATCTGCCTTCATTCAGAGCTTCACTGCTCTACTATATTCTAAATTTCGCTACAAGCAACATTCGGAACATTCGGTAGCAGGTGGTATAAATATTCCGAATGGCAATGGAGACACATCGATGCGTGAGATAGTGATAAACGCATTGAGAAAGACATTCACTGCGTTGAAGAAGATAATACCAATTATGGTGGCGTCATTCCTTGCTATTGACGTGCTCCTTAAGTTCGGGGTTATGGATTATATCAGCCTATTCTTCGATCCGGTCTTGAGGGTTCTGGGCTTGCCAGGTGAGTGTATAACCGTGCTATTAGCCGATTTAGCCCATTTCTCC
The window above is part of the Methanophagales archaeon genome. Proteins encoded here:
- a CDS encoding DUF1670 domain-containing protein, with the translated sequence MCWIIGRGITYKRVIVELYAKGYNPLEIARMTDHELKNVETYIEDMERVRLVASKDKQTISRLTGLSVFLVEEYLEIIRTYYTDSISKSIYLYLMPNSAVAQ